The genomic segment GCATCAGTAAAGGTACAGAATCTCTGTCAGCTGTTTTGGGGGGCTGGATTACTGACTGGGGTTGTAAGGAGTATGTAATCAGTTTATACACAAAGCAGGCACTATGTTTGGCAGCAGATTTAGGGAGCAGTCAGGGTCTTCGCTGGGGAAGGCTTTTAAGGATACATATACACATCAACTCAAGTGTTTGATAAGGTTCCACTGATCTAGTCTGCGGTAGAAGTGTTTGTGCGAATTGTAGTCCAAATGCTGTGGTAAGTACAAAGAACTCATTATCATCTGGTTGTCCCTgctaaagagaaaacatttgcattATCACTTTcaatattttagttttgaaaCCACTATTTTTAACCAAACTGTGGGGCCAACTTTTCCTGCTATTGAAGCAACAGCAAAGTTATGAGTCGAACAGAGCCTTGCAGCTCTCAAGTCTATTTAGATCAATACTGGCATTGAGCAAAAGTGTATTAATTAATATCTCGGCTGAGAAGAGGAATAATATTGCGTTGTAAATACTGTGGCATTGCACAGTCTAAACATTGTGGGATGCATGAGTAAAAATTGCACCAAGAGgaggatttattttgtttcactttggATTTCCTTGCTCAATTTCCATCTTCAAATGAATCCTTCTGCAGCTAAACTAATTCAGAAGCAACTCTAACTTAAACACAAGTTTGAAACTTGTGTATCTGCCATAGAATGACAGTAATTTCCCCCAAGACTGTTATCTTCTTTActcagtgttttcttcttctcccttcAGGCCCAATTAAAATATCTTCGGTGCATAGCAATTTCCTGCCTTGTCCTTGCAGCAAAAACCAATGAAGAAGATGAGGTCTGTATGGTTAATTTTAAACACACGTAAACTCATCTTTTGTGTTCAAGTTGTTCATGTTTCCAGGTCTTTCAACAGCTTGAGCACAACAAGGTGGTGTTAACTTCTTTACCCTAAGTAGTCCTTAAGGGGTGACAGTACCATTTTCAGTCCTGTCTCACCGTTGCTTGGATGAATCATGACCCTTATGGATGAAGGACTTGTGTTTGCTTCTGTCATGGgtgtttctccctcctcctgctcttaAACCTCTCTCCCCTCTTTGGAATCCACGTCTCACAGCAAAGCTTGgtctggggaaggggacagTCAAGATGTGCACGCACAGCTTTGTGCGCACAACATCAGTGTGCTGTAATTCCTTGTTGTAGTCCTGGGAGGGTAAGGGAGGTGAGACAGAGCAGAGGTACTTCAGAGGAAGCTTAAAATAGATGAGTTTGCTTGGAGTCGAACCTGGTCCTGAACCTGGTGAGGAAATGACTCAGGCCTGCACCTCAAGGTGAGCACATAAAAACAGCAACTGCCCGTGTAAGCGTGGGATTACACAAGATCATCTCTCGTGGCAGAAGCGACTTCAGACATTTACAAACATGAGccaaaagcatttcagattgcatttctcctctttccttcgttctgttttgaaaaagaacaggaaaccGAGGAGCTGGAGTCAGACATGCATGTCTCTTCGAACAACTGCTGCAGCGAGATGCTCCTCATAGTCTTTCTTAGGGTGAGGTGGTTCTTCTCCCCTCACCTAAAAAGGAGACGCTGAGTCAATGACTGCAGGAGACAAGACAGCTAAGGAAGGCCCTGTAAAACAGGCCATCAGGAAGCCCCCTCCGTGTCAGAGGGGCAAAACTAATGAGACTGGTAGCAGGGAAGGCGCACCACCGAGGCAGCGTTAAGGAGCCCACGGTGACTCGGGAGGCGGCGGCACCGCTCGTGCTGTGGGTTCGTTGCCAGCTGCGCCGCGGCGAGCACGGGCCAGCTTTCGTTTAGGACGGGAGTTACCTGGGAAAGCGGTCTCCTGAACGAGCATTCTGCGCTTCAGGATGCGTATAAACTTGTCAGGTCCCTTTGCAATACAGAGAAACACACAGAGCACCGTGGAGGATGTTGgcttctttattatttttaatttttttaattattttttttttttacaggtaATGCCATCGGTGAAGATGCTCGCAGTGCAGAGTGGTTGTAAACGCTCTCCAGCTGAGATCTTGAGAATGGAAAGAATTATACTAGATAAGCTTCACTGGGATCTTTACACAGCAACACCAGTGGATTTCTTAAACATTGTAAGCACTaagttttgcaattttttttcttctttaaagaaacagcTCCTTATCAAATGAGACTAGAAAACACCGATGCGCACACATACGCACACCCACACATCCTTCCCAAGATGCTCTGCAAACTACCTGTTCTTTGCTATCTGCAAGTCTTCTGTAGAATgttacagtgatttttttttatttacttatattcaaaattttctattatttaaaacctttcatttttctcaaaaaattgACTCCCATCTTTAAAGGACAACTAAAACGGACGTTAAAAAGATTCTCATAATGCACAACTATAcgccatttttatttttttaaatacacactgcaaaaatatttctaactaTTTCCATTCTATTAATACTGTACAGAGAAAGCTGTCAGAGTTTTGCTACATTTCACACACacggtttttttttcttaaaccattttccttttcatcccGCTAATTATTGACCCTTGTTTTCGGCAACGAGATGACCCCAATCGGGCACTTAGTTCACACCGCAGTTACTAAACATTTGATAGAAACAATTAAACTCTGTCTTCAAGAAACGATCATGTGCTAGTAAGGCAAAAATCCTGTGATACGAACACACCCTGGATCCCTTTTTTTAAGGTTATGTGCAAATATTAAGCCGCCTTAGGCTGCTGATTGTGAAAACTGCCTTTCTTAGGTGCTTGTTTCCTCAGTAAATTCAGAGTGCAGTCAGTGTTATTGGTTTTACTCTATTTGTAGCTGCTGGCCTGAATTGAATCTCCTGGATAGCGATCTGGGTAACGTAGAAACGTCATAAATTGTTAGGAAACACAGACCTCGTACATTCATCATAAGCTCAAAAAACCAGTTCAAAGGTTGGCAAGTacaaacacaaaccacaaacaaaaaaaaaaaagagggggagggagggaaaccCTTTAGGTTTCCTGATATGAGATGCAATTAGTCTGTATTTCTGATTGATAACATAGGAAAACATACAAAGTTCACTGACctctgcttttttgtgttttttatatatatatacactttaTCTTCTCTCCAGTTCCATGCCATGGTGATGTCCAACTGGCCCCATCTACTACAAGGGCTGCCTCAGATGAATCCTTCCCGCCATGTCGCGTTCTTGACCAAACAGCTACAGCACTGTATGGCGTGCCACCAGCTATTGCAGTTTAAGGGCTCCACATTGGCTTTGGTGATCATCACCTTAGAGCTGGAGAGGCTGACTCCTGATTGGTTTCCTGTTATTACTGATCTGCTAAAAAAAGCACAGGTAGGGATCAAAATGGCCTTTGGTCACAAACCTTGAGGCCAGGACACCGATAAATTCATAAAGCGCACGCGTGTTTACAACCAACATTGCACTTCAGCAGCCTTCTGAGAAGCGTGTGTCCATgctctgcctttgctgcagACCCTGCTAGCGCTAACGAGAGAGGGAATAAAACTGCAGTtaagggctggggctggggacaggagcTTCCCtttggcagggaagggaggtTTCCAGAGCTTGGCCACCGagagctccctgcctgctgagcAAGGGGAGATTCTCCCACAACAGGAGCGTCTGAGAGCACCGAAAAACCTGCCCGCTGTGTCCCCAGCCTCCCGCTGAAGACTGCGAGAACTTTTAAGTACAGttacattgcttttaaaatacaaccaGTTTGGCTTCTACTGATACACATTAAAGGCAAGCTgtgttggtttggttggtttttttaaagcttttctccaGTTTCATAAAACGCACCTTTTAAGAGAGCCTTTAGAAGGCTAAAGATGCAGGCTGCCAGCTTGCCAGCGGCCCATTTTGTGGTCTTGAGTTTGAAACAACCTAGCCTCCTGCAGTCCCTCCTGACTGCTGCCACCTCCTAAAAAGAGGGAGCGCTTGCCCACCGTTTATGTGGTAGCTCACCTGGTTAAGGTGTTTTGCATCAGGGCCAACACACATATTGCTTCTCTGCATATACTGGAGGCATCCACTCCcgcctgtccctgccctccccctaATTACAGAGTTACAGGAGCAGTGGCCAGAAGAGAAAGTAATTTATCATGAACTTACCAAAAAATCCACATCTTTCCTTACAGATTAACAACACTGAATTCATCCACTGCAAAGAGCTTGCGGATCAAGAGCTAACGTTCCTGCAGCCATCCAATGCAGTTTATGTTTTCTGTCCCATCAGCCAAGCTACCCAGGGCCACCCCCAGGCAAGGCCACCCTGCCACGACCCTTCTGGATTGAAGAATTCCCATCAAGTGGGGTTGAGGGTCGCCGCAAGCCAGCCGGTTTCAGCACCTTTCACGCCTGCTACAGCCCAGATTCCTGCTGGCACCGTGGAGGCTGATGAATACTACGATGGATTCAGACACCTGTACAGCAAGGACGGGGGAGCGAGCGGTGGGAGGATGAATGCGGGCAGCTCCCACCCTCAGCTGAGGCCTGGAGAGGGCAGGTCCCCCTGTCCCCCCTTACAGCCGCCTCGGAAGCAGCAACTGCAGAACCGGTAGGTCCCAGCGAATGAACAGGTGACAGAGCAAAAGCACCGCCGTGTTTTTCAGAGGATAATGACAAATTGGTattctctttctatttttttgcaTCCTTCCTGAGCAGTGTGTGCTGCCCCTCAGCTTTTAACATCATGTAAATACAGAAAGCTGGGGAGAGAGTTGGTCACAGTCCTGCAGCTCAGAGATCAAGCTGGCCGAAGGCTACGAACTGCACCAGAGAGAGCCAAATGCCtcagagtttatttttaaaatagctgtgATGAAGTGTGACAGATGGAGCCTTTCACCCAGCTCACTCCCATTGTTCTCTTATTAGAGCTAATCTGACTGGCCCCATGGGAGGGTGAACAGGAGCTGCTCCCGAGGAAGGGGGAGCTCCCACTCCTGGCTCTGTACGAGCGGTCCTCAGGTGGAGCCACGGTTTTGATTTAGCAGTGAGAAGTCTGAGAACCAAACCTTGTGGTTCTCCTTAAGGCCTTACTAGAATCCAGGGGCCTGAGGGCTGCGCTCCTTCCTGCTTAAGCCATTACAGACCCAATCCCAGTTCCTACGAGCTGTGGGAAATCGCTTCTTGTCCGCAGTTGCCGCTGCCTCGGGCCCTCACCCACCAGCGCCTgcctttcaggttttttttttatttattctgtcttACCAGACTAGACAATACAAAGTGCCTTTAATGAATTCCCTCCCCACCACATCAGCTTTTAGTAACTGCTCATCTCCACAGCAAAGCGGTTTTACAAACTACGAAGTTCGCTTTAAACCTCCATTGCGCTTTAAAAACGAGCCTTAAAAGTTCTTTTAAAGTAAGTGTTTTCTTAGGggattttttcattgttttaaacaACAGGGCCAGCATTCAGGTGGTGGTTGTCCTAGCTTGAAGGACAAGCTTGAATCCAGACAGCACTGGATGAGTAACACCACCACACCTGCGCGTCCTGTCACAAACCAAGGAAGGGTTTCCTGTGGCACAGGCTAAA from the Phalacrocorax aristotelis chromosome 8, bGulAri2.1, whole genome shotgun sequence genome contains:
- the CCNI2 gene encoding cyclin-I2, which gives rise to MAAPDFVLSIGKAQGEEIGTDISLLCYKKAVLWIAEISSQFQFYPETFALAISILNRLLASVKAQLKYLRCIAISCLVLAAKTNEEDEVMPSVKMLAVQSGCKRSPAEILRMERIILDKLHWDLYTATPVDFLNIFHAMVMSNWPHLLQGLPQMNPSRHVAFLTKQLQHCMACHQLLQFKGSTLALVIITLELERLTPDWFPVITDLLKKAQINNTEFIHCKELADQELTFLQPSNAVYVFCPISQATQGHPQARPPCHDPSGLKNSHQVGLRVAASQPVSAPFTPATAQIPAGTVEADEYYDGFRHLYSKDGGASGGRMNAGSSHPQLRPGEGRSPCPPLQPPRKQQLQNR